The DNA sequence ACTTTCAAACACAATTAAAATACTGTTAACTCCTTTAATTCATTAAATATCCTGAACTCTGTTTAAAAGTCCCTAAAACTATAAAACCTCTAAGTCACAATTTTTCTTTCTCTGACTGCTGTCGCTGCTGCTGATAATTACTATTCGCAGAAAGGAGAGAATAGAACAAATGAAGAAGTATGGAATTTATTACTCAGAAAATGGGTGTGTATTTATTAAAATTAAACActtaaactaaaaataaaataactctTTGTAAGATGCAATACTTTTTAAACCTAAGGGTGCCATTCAAAGCATCAATGACTGCATGCCCATGACACTACCACCTAAAAGGTTAGATGAttttgataatgattatgttGGAAAATATATGGGGTCAAGATCCCCTTTGCAAAGAGCTAGATCAGCCCCTGAATATAACACTTTACCATGAAAGAGCTCCGTCAGAAGCAAAATAAAGTCTTTTCTGATTGTGATTCGGAATTTGTTGACCTTTTCAGGCTTGGTGCTGTTGCTGATTTCGAGTTAGCAATTAGGAACAAGAACATACAGGATGACGTCATGGTGGTATGGTGATCATTAATTTTTAAGTGCATTCAAATGATCATTTAGTTTGAGTATTGTCACATATCATGGTTATCTTTGCATACAGGTTGCTGGAGACATGCTCTTTCAAGACAGGAATTTTGATATTGCTCAGGTGGTCAAGTACTTCAAGCTGAAGGTAACAATGATAACTTATTCGAAAAACAATCAGAATCGGCTTGAACACcataaacattttgaaaaaaagttcAGCCAATGATAAACGCATATTTGACGTATATTTGACCTCGTACGTGTAGTCGACCATTTTTGTCTGTCTATTAAGCGTGGGAACACCCTAACCTGATTGGCtggaacttttttttaaatgtttatgaTGTTCAAGCCGGATCTGATTGGTCGAATTTGTTTCGCATGGCCCGCTTTCTGTGTCCTAACTGTAAGTGATGTCACACGACACAATGCTGTAGCAAACCATGGGATATTAGAgtggcacaatacagaaacattaaaaaaaatattggggggcacagccacgcccctactggtcatttccttatagtttttgaaaatattaggaAGGGGGGCACGTGCCGCCAGTGCCCTACCCCCTGTAACGGCCCTGTGAAAGTTGAGTTTCAACAGCACTTCAGCAGTAAGGGATTTCACATGTCATGCTTTAACATCAAAATCATTTCCACACAAAAAAGCTTCGAATCCGTTTTTCTTTTCCGAATGTATTTGCATTTTTACATCCTATTTTTTTCGTTGTCCAAGAAAGACAGCTTTGGGGACCATTCATTGTTGAAAAGCGAATATAGAATATATTAgagaatatatattttatatagagAAAGAATATATTTATTGGCCAGAGGGGTGTGTAGTTTATTACCGGTATTGGCCAAGGAAGGGTTGGATATTTTAAGTTGAATATACAAAGGGGGGCCTGAATCATAATGGCTCCAATAGCAGGCCTCTAAAAACACATACTTAGTAGATGAAGTTGAAATATTTGTCGATTTGAATGATTTTGTTCACCCAGCCGTTTCCTTTATTACAACAATGACTGGTCTCTTACTACAAGCTAATTCTTGTCAGAGGGAGGATTTTCATTGTTTGCATAGCAAAGATAAAAAATGAGCTTAATTAGACTAGCTGTGTATGACACTATTGTCATCTGTATAGTGTGGAGAATTGGCCATATATTACGAGATGGATCCTTCAGAGGCAACTGAGACACGTGGCATTGTCGAAGTCTGCCCTTCAACAAATAGGTAATCTTATAAATTATTTCAATATCAATGTTGTCTAAAACCTCCACAACATTCCCAAACTGACCATGACACATCTCTGCCGCCATTATAGATTGTGAGAGAGGGATAATTGTTTTATTCAAATCACACTAGTAAATTGGCCAATTTGTATCGTTAATGTCGGGCTTCTTCTGGTAATTTGCCTTCTCTGGGCTTTCAGTAGGGTCACATCTTTTTTTGGCGATATtcatttcttttgtatttATGTGAAGAAAGTCGATCGTActtaaagatgttttttgttaTGTTTCTCATTATCTTCATGTTTATTAGAATTCTTCGATTCCTGGAAAAGCCTCATCAAGATTCAACTCAATCAAGATTAGCAAGTGTGGTAAGCTGGGTGCATAGATACTTTGTGGAAGTATTTGTAAATTTGCCTTATATACAGCAACTcattttagtttttaaaacattagaaatatattttctaaatcTCGTTTTCAAGGTTGTCCCTTGTATGGAAAGCACTTCCCAGCATTTGTACCCATATCTGTTTGACAAATATTAGGaaagtagaaaaaagggaaaaaatgtttttacagggcaaccagtaaaaccgtgaacacctaAAATATGTCTGGgctgtttattgttttctgaCGCTAGAGAATTGAGACACTATGGCTtgtttctagttgactgtTTTATCTAGCGAGTGATTGGTCGGAgcaaacattccatacatatttccgGCGTATACAGGCTTGGCGTGTCACAGTAACACGGAtccaaaagtatccggattcgtttCGCCGAAAACGCATTACTTGATTCGCGTCCACACTATCGTTTTCGCATCGTGTTCGCCTGGATGCAGCCGTCCACAttaacacggattcaaaagtTTGAAAACGCTGAAAGGTACAGGGTGACGTCACTGTGTATGATATGCGCATGCTCGAAGCAGCGCGCGCCTGCGATatgacgccatcgttttcattttgatacggattCGACCGTCCACAATACGGACCAAAGTATACGAATTCATTTTGCAGTTAGGGTCATAACTAAAATTAGAggcattttgtaaataaagaaattatCCAATCACAGCAGAGtaaccaccccctcccccttggtaTTTGTATGCCAAGCTATCCCTTGAAACActtgaaacaaaatggcggcgcgAAGGGGAGTACGAATATACAGCCTAACCGTTTCTTTGAAGCTGTTTGACATCCTGAAAATAATATGCCACCATCAATATCGAAAAACACGCAGTTATAGTTGACTAAACGATAAACACAGACCCAGACAAGTATACGGATCCAAACGAATCCGTTTTAGTATGGACGGTCCCTAAGAAGTCCAGTAGATGAAATGACACTGGACCCCAGTCCCCCATGGGCCTTAGTTCTCTCGAACACACAGAAAACCCGAATCTTTCTGCTTTTGGTAGCAAGCCTTGTTCATCAAATGCATTTTTGTTACGTTCTAGGTGTTCTATTGTTTCCAGAAGCAGACATTAGACCTTGTGAATGTGTATCTGAGAGATCGGCTTGACTTGCCGGAAAGGGGCTTTGGCAAGTTCATGGTATGGCAATGGCGCgtgtagcaaggggtggggggatgTGTCTCACGACTTACTGTAATGTGAAACCTTAAAGCTTGTCACTATTGTGGAGCTTTCCCGCTCCTcgctaaaaaaaataccatgaaAGAGCTTCTTGAAATCCAAACACCATAAAATCTCTAGAACAGACATTGAATTTAAACCTGAATAATATTACCAGGGGCTCAAACAGAAAGTACTGAAGCTGTACATCAGACAGGACATTGGACCTTACTgtctatttattatttttatggaTTAATTCAATCCCAATTCCGGTAATTTTCTCTTGTTCTAGGAATGGCTTGTAAATCAGACGCCAGTGTTTGGAATGAAGCTACCCACGGGATTTCAACTCATCGGTCAAGTCGTAAGTACCATGCTCCAACCCTTATACAGCCTCCGACAATAGGTGCTTGTGCGGAGTTTTCAGTGCTTTAAGAGAAGTTTGACTTTTTTAGGGTCTAGCTGATTATGAGAAATGGGTAGCTTACTTCTCTGATAAGAAGCAAGccgagaaataccaacaacaGTTCACATCACGGGCGTATGCCAGGTAATGACATCCCAGTTCACACCACGGGCGAATGCAAGGTTTATGACATCCCAGTTCACATCACGGGCGAATGCAAGGTAATGACATCCCAGTTCACACCACGGGCGTATGCAAGGTAATGACATCCCAGTTCACATCACGGGCGAATGCAAGGTAATGACATCACAGTTCACATCACGGGCGTATGCAAGGTTTATGACATCCCAGTTCACATCACGGGCGAATGCAAGGTAATGACATCCCAGTTCACACCACGGGCGTATGCCAGGTAATGACATCCCCTTTGCTCACTCCTATAAGGAGCTGCCTTTGTGGCTTTCTCAATGCCATCACTTGCTCTAGCCTGACCTCAGTTTAGAGAGAGAATTAAAATCACaagatatatattttatgtgaCTCAGTGAGATTAACTTTAGTTGTCTGTATAAGTTACAGACTCAGCAATGCTTCATATAGTTTACACCCACCATGTCTGAGTTAGTTTGTAAGTACTGCACTGAAGATGGTTATCATGGTGGATATTGTAAGTGCAatgagacgggacctccggctTAACGTTCTAACCTGAGAAAACGAAGATTCGCAATTCCCAAGCGTAGAGAGCAAGgttttaacacctttaatttttttccagaATCGGTCTGATGGGTAATCCGTCAGATGGTTACAATGGGAAGACTATATCTATGAGCATTGCCAACTTCTGGGCGGAGGTCACAATACAGGAAAGCGAGCAACTGGTACTCCGTAACTTCTCGATTTACCATTCACACTAATTTGACGACCATCTTAGCCTGTCGCTGTCTTATTATTTCGTAGGTACTGGTTCCACACCCTTTAAACGACCCCACTGAATTCGGTAGTCTTGGCGACCTACACGGAATTAGCAGAAAGGAAGGGTCAGTAAATTTGTTTAAGcgttaaagaaggccaatcacgccgccttTTTATGCTTCCtatcttattttttatttttgcttttcttATCTGAAAGTCGGTCAGATTTAACCTCCTGGCCCATTTGTTGCATAGATACCTTGGGGGGTTGAGGCTTCTACAGGCAACATGTAAGAAGTTCTATCAGTACTGCTACGAGCAAGGGTAAGATAAGCCTCAGTAACCGTCCGTTTCATGTTGGATCCCTTTGACTAATGCCAAGCGCTTGTTGTTTCAGGATTGCGCTGGCTAAGCGTAACTTCTCTTTGCGATACGATACAAACATTCCTCGGCAGGTGGTAAGAAAGTTGGCTTAATCATCATGAATGAAAAGAAAGTTAATCCCTGGCTGGAGATCCTTTTGTAAAGCTCGAAAACCTACCAACATGCGGAATAACCAAAACAGCCATCTAGATTATCCTTGTTGTTTCAGATAAATACAATTAATCGCGAAATTGTAATTGAAATTGTACTCGCTAAAACATGTATCTGTCTTACATTTTCATTTGTTAGCTGGTTAGCTTGGTGTATATTTGTTAGCTTGTGTTCATCATTAGGAAaacatcgcgcgggtaccgtTTCAGGGAGGCAATTGTGGAAAGGGCAACCTTTTTACAGCGACCCCTTACGAGACTTCTAAATGCTGATAATTGTTTCATTGTTTTGACAGGGACTTGCCGGGAGTAGGTACGTATTTACATGATAATATAAGCGCAAAATGGCTCTTACTCATGATCCAAAACCAGAATACTGACAGAGTCTGCCCTAAATAAAGCAGTCATGAAGCACAAATTCGTCAGAGTCGACACCAGGTTTTGGTGTACTAGATGCATCCATTTTTCCTTGTGGGAAGGATGTCTTTCCTTACCCTCACCCAGATTGTATTTTCCTTGTGTTTAGTGCGATAGTGACGGCTACCCTCAGATGTTTGATGCATTTCTATAACATCACAGAAAAGGTAGAGCTTGAAATAACTGTGCGCGTGTTTGGGTTTTCTAAGGGATGTAATGGGAGGCTCTCTCCTTTGGGTtctgataattgtttttcaattTTGGCAGGTGATTCTTTTCTACAATGTAGCACAGTGCTAGATAGCGTTTTAAAAGCGGGTCTATTAGGCGATGTTTCTGTGAATCAAAATGATAAAAAGGTTTAGCTGCAAACAACACTTAAGTATCTTGATTTATTTGCAGGACATGCCAAAGCCACTGCAGCCACAATTTGTGTTGAATGTCGAGATGGACGAGCTATTTATAACGGCTGGACTACAAGACCGAGTCATCCAGGTGAGATACTGTTTAATCGGACTCAGGTAGCGTTGGCATTAAAACAGTCAGTCCAAGGCGTTTTTACCCGGATCTCTGATCAAGTTTTCTGGGGTTGATAAAAGTTAACATCACCGGAAACTCGTCCCAGATTCAAGGATAGGATGACGAGTGGTTTGAATTGTTATTTTGGACTACTAGAAAAAAAGTCTAAATCATGCAAAATACCCCCAAAACCatgcagaatttttttttaattaaggtTCGAggtttagttttttttgtccAAGCCCGTTTAGTTTAAAGTTCAAGCACAAGCCCGGAAAAATGTCTAAAAATAGCAAATAATATGGGCATgtcttcagttttttttttatctgcttGTTAATAAATCGTTTGGTGGTATATCTTTCTGATTCTAATATAGACATATGAAGGACTTGTCTACATGGATTTTAGTGCTTCATTAATGGAGATGCAAGGACATGGTAAGAATCAGCGATTGCTTATTAGCTTAGTCCCGTTTTTATTTTGGAACTGGACAGAAATGTTTAGTGGTAATATACCAGGAAGCAGTTGTCAAACGTTTTGGAAGAAAAGTACTCGAAGTAAAGCTATGTAATTGGTAACCGATATTGATTGAACAGGAGAGCTtcgatacattttcttttgtcTTGCAGGTGACTACATTCCCCTGGATGTACGGAGTTCACCTCCACTTTGGCTCGCATATTATACAGATCCAAGTGACTCTGGTATAACCATCTCGCAGCCACCATTATGTTGTCCGAGCAAATAACATTTCCAACGGTTTTGGAAAAGCAAAGAtattttgtttagtttttaGATTTATCTCCTGATATGAAACAAAAGGTCTGGTTGTTGAGGGATCTTTCGCATTGATAATATGAAAACCCTGACACATTTTTTTGCGTTTGTGTCACTTGTTCAAAATTGAACTGCATTTTTAGCAAAATGTTTAAGCTTAGGCAGATCATTATTTAAGATGTGGGATAACCAGCTATTAAAAGACTGGAAGGATTTCCACATCAAATTTAGGATTTAGCATAGAGCATAGAGCttgtcatttttctttttattgaaTGAAATCAATGCCTGTCTGTAAAAATTGTTTCTTTGTTCCTCAGGGAAAATCCACAGCAACGTTAGAGAAAGATGGAATCAAGGTATGCAACCATTTGCAGACTTCTTATCATGCTGTGGAAAATGGAACCGGAAATCCAAAGCTGGTGTTTctacaatgaaaacaatttaTAGTTTATGAAGATTAGTGATTTTGAGAACATAGCACATTACAATGTGATTAATGAATATGTGATGAGGCATATTGATATCCTTTTAGGTGACCCTGAGGTGACGAAAGCCATGTTGCGTTTTATGGAGCTTACTGACCAAGCAAGGTAGATGAAGATACCCTCTTTTATTCTTTCTCTGGCCATAAACTAATAATAATTCTTATTTTACAGAGACGCACTTCTAGAAAAGGACTATGAAAGGTATGGTGtgacataataaaaaaaatttatgaTGCGTTTTTGCTTACAACTGTTAGAATTATCCATAGAGGTAGAAGCAAAAAAGCATTTTAGGGGCTAAAGCACATTTTCCTAAATCAAATGTTTGGTAGCGGGCAACATTGCTTGATAAAAATATGGGGATTGGCCACCTCATCCTCGGTACACTAAAttactatgtttttttttgttagccAGCTACTTTTCTTGGGGGGAGAGAACCAGTTCCCCAGGATATATCATCCGTGAGTCTCACtcatattcttttattttctgtcTCTAGACTTGCTTCTCTCATGAATGAGAATTTTGATGTTCGAaggtaaggaaaaaaaagattggaAGGGAGAGGTGCTGCACTAGAATGTTTCCCGTCTTTACTTGACTTGCATCTATAAAACAAGTCAAGTCTGTGTTATGTGAGATTTTATACATGGTTTGTATAAAAGGGAGCTGTATGGAGTTAGATTTGGGACAAAATTCATTTGTACTCCTTAGGAACGCCCTTAGGAACGCCATCGATGTTTCGATAACAAAACACACACTTTGATGCCTTTCTGTTTAAAAAGGTCTGCATTTTACACCTGTGCATTGAAATTCACTTTTCAGCAATAAGAATTGAGCCAAATGCTCAATTGAACCCACCCTGTTACCCCACACCACCACCTGTTAGTACACTTGAGCTCCCATACAGCACTTGGCATTATGCCTGACTATTGTTGTGCGTGGTTCGTGTAGATCAATATTTGGGGATCAAGCAATAGGAAAAACAAATCTCAGAATGATTGAACTGGCCCGACAGGTAGGAATCATAACCTTTTAATTTTTATAGTGGAATAAGCAGAAAAACATTTTGCAGCTCTTTTATATTAGATTTACTGTAATATGCGGCGAGTCTGAGACTTTGAGATTCTTTGGTCGAGGGTAGAGAGGTGTGCACTGCACCCGTTGTGAACAGCGTTAGCTGAATGTCTACTATCTCTACCTctgcctcgtacccaggcgcTTACTAGGGTGACCGGACTAAGCGCGCA is a window from the Nematostella vectensis chromosome 9, jaNemVect1.1, whole genome shotgun sequence genome containing:
- the LOC5515392 gene encoding glucuronokinase 1 isoform X1; protein product: MICIILVAGHGTLLEREIKNDLSGEYSELQGVPKALLPGVGGKRILDFWWEAIKMRQLFSEVYLVTNADKYKHYERWATAHDFPVENIINDGTTTFDSRKERIEQMKKYGIYYSENGLGAVADFELAIRNKNIQDDVMVVAGDMLFQDRNFDIAQVVKYFKLKCGELAIYYEMDPSEATETRGIVEVCPSTNRILRFLEKPHQDSTQSRLASVVFYCFQKQTLDLVNVYLRDRLDLPERGFGKFMEWLVNQTPVFGMKLPTGFQLIGQVGLADYEKWVAYFSDKKQAEKYQQQFTSRAYARIGLMGNPSDGYNGKTISMSIANFWAEVTIQESEQLVLVPHPLNDPTEFGSLGDLHGISRKEGYLGGLRLLQATCKKFYQYCYEQGIALAKRNFSLRYDTNIPRQVGLAGSSAIVTATLRCLMHFYNITEKDMPKPLQPQFVLNVEMDELFITAGLQDRVIQTYEGLVYMDFSASLMEMQGHGDYIPLDVRSSPPLWLAYYTDPSDSGKIHSNVRERWNQGDPEVTKAMLRFMELTDQARDALLEKDYERLASLMNENFDVRRSIFGDQAIGKTNLRMIELARQHGSAAKFPGSGGAVIGLCQNPERLKELKQAFQAEGFVICDIVPFFS
- the LOC5515392 gene encoding glucuronokinase 1 isoform X2, which codes for MICIILVAGHGTLLEREIKNDLSGEYSELQGVPKALLPGVGGKRILDFWWEAIKMRQLFSEVYLVTNADKYKHYERWATAHDFPVENIINDGTTTFDSRLGAVADFELAIRNKNIQDDVMVVAGDMLFQDRNFDIAQVVKYFKLKCGELAIYYEMDPSEATETRGIVEVCPSTNRILRFLEKPHQDSTQSRLASVVFYCFQKQTLDLVNVYLRDRLDLPERGFGKFMEWLVNQTPVFGMKLPTGFQLIGQVGLADYEKWVAYFSDKKQAEKYQQQFTSRAYARIGLMGNPSDGYNGKTISMSIANFWAEVTIQESEQLVLVPHPLNDPTEFGSLGDLHGISRKEGYLGGLRLLQATCKKFYQYCYEQGIALAKRNFSLRYDTNIPRQVGLAGSSAIVTATLRCLMHFYNITEKDMPKPLQPQFVLNVEMDELFITAGLQDRVIQTYEGLVYMDFSASLMEMQGHGDYIPLDVRSSPPLWLAYYTDPSDSGKIHSNVRERWNQGDPEVTKAMLRFMELTDQARDALLEKDYERLASLMNENFDVRRSIFGDQAIGKTNLRMIELARQHGSAAKFPGSGGAVIGLCQNPERLKELKQAFQAEGFVICDIVPFFS